GGTTTTCTTCGCTTTATCCCAAGCGGCACGCGCCATATTGTAGCGATAGGTCGGATCAATGATGACTTTCTCTAACGCTTGGCTTAACGCATGGGCATCACCTACAGGAACGAGCAGTCCGTTATGACCGTGTTCGATTTGCTCGGCGATCCCTCCAACATTCGTTCCGATCAAAGCGAGCCAGCATAGCGCCGCTTCCGCAAACACGGAGCCGAACGCCTCCGCTCTGGATGGCAGAACGAACACATCAAAGAACGGCATGAATTCCTCCGGGTGCAGCATATAGCCGTAAAAAATGGTATCTTCATAAATATTTTGCTCGATTGCGAGCTTTTCCAGCTCTTCTCGGCTTGGGCCGTCGCCAATAATATGAAGGACAAACGGATGCCCTCGTCTTTTCAATTCTCCGCAAGCGAGCAGCAGCGTATCCAAGCCCTTTAGCCGGAACCAGACGGCATACGGTAATAAATTGCGTTACTTTATTTTCGTGGGAAATGGGACGAAAGCGCTTTTCATCATAGCCGTTGGGAATGACGCCCACCCGTTCTGGGTCCTGCACATAGTCCGACACATAATGCTTGAATGAATTCGAGACCGTAATCAGCTGATCCAGCTTGGCTTCCAGCTCGCCGTAAATCAGAGTTAGAAATTGATGCTCCGGTCCGTTCTCCGGAATTCGCCCGTTCAATATCAGCTCCCGCTCGAAGCTGGAGTGGATGGTCATAATAACCGGAATATCCGGGTACAGCTGCTTCATGACGAGCGCCGCGATCGGATGATGGGCATGAATCAAATCATATTGCTTTTTAATTCTGAGTTTGGTCCACCATACATAATCTTTATAAGTTTGTATGTATCTATCTACGATAGGATGTCCGGCATATTCTCGCCAATCAAAGGTAGCAAACTCCACTTCCTCCGTACCTTTGCCCCGAATCCGCTTCGGCAGCGAGAATAAATCCATTTCCCAGCCTTTTCTATTAAAACGTTCCAAAATATAGGGAACCATGGATGACACTCCGCCCGGCTGTTCCGGGGAAAAAATAAAGCTTGCAAGATGTTCATTGCATGAGCCCCTCTCCCAATCCTTGAGCTTTCGTTCTTATTGTAACGGATTCTATCCCAATCTGTCATTTTCCTTTATAATAGAACATGGTAGAACCTACCCAGCTTCAGACACTTGGAGGAAAGCACAACATGACCTATTCTGACTTCGTTTCAGGCAGCAGCGCCTCTATTCTGTCCCAAACGATTACTCTTGTGATCCTCGTGCTCATCTTTGTCGTTTCACTGCGGCTCTTCTTGGACAGAAGGAAAAAAGGATACTTATCCATGACGATCTCGCTCGTCATCCTCGGCATTCATGATATGTTTCAGCTGTATGTACTGCTAACCCCTATACATACAAGTATGACGGCTTACATATCGCTCATGCTCAAAATCATATCTTTTATTTTGGTCAATATGGGAATTTATCAGCTTTACAATCGGACTAGCAGAAGACAATATGTATTTTTTTACGGACTTATTATTTTAGGCTTTGTCGTCTCCATGCTGCACTTCTATGTTCCCCGGATTTATCAAGGAGCCCCCGACCAAGTCCTTCTCTTGCAAAATATCGGACTTGAACTGTACATATTCGTGCTTATTTTCTTATGCTTCTACATGGTACCGCCTCACATCGGGCAGCAAATCAAATATCAGGTAGCGCTCACCGTCTTTTTTCAGACAAGTAGCCCACCTCTTGAATACTTATTTATACGGGGATTCGAAGGCGTGGCTGTCCATTGCCGACAATGTACTTCCGATCGTGTACTACTTCTTGTTGTTCCTCATACTGTTTGAGCGGGTGGTCGAGCTGATGCAGGCGATCTACAATTCTTCCATCACTGACGGATTAACCCGGCTGTACAACCGCAAATATTTTTATAACCGGGTCACTCAACATGTACAGCGGCACCTGCCGATTTCCGTTTTATTCAGCGATATTGACAATTTCAAGAAACTGAACGATACGCAAGGGCATCAAAAAGGTGACGAAGTACTCAAGCAGGTGGCGCAGATCTTAAAGGATGAGGTGGAAGAATACGGCATCGCCGGACGGTACGGCGGAGAAGAGATGGTGGTCATGGTGACCGATCCCGGCATCAAGATGGATGCTTTCGCCGAACGCGTCCGCAAGCGGATCGAGAGCGAAACCATCGTTACGGCGAGCATCGGATACAGCAAGTACAAGAAGGGGCTTAGTGCCGAAGAGCTGATCAAGCAGGCGGATGAAGCCATGTACAAGGCGAAAACCACCGGTAAAAACAAAGTCGTCAAATATGAATAGGCTGCGGGTGACCGCAGCCTTTTTTTACTCCCAAGTAACTATTCCTGTCGTTTTTCCCCGCTGTAGTAGGTAAAGACCGTTTCGATCGGTTTAAAATACAAATGACCATCGTCCCAAGGCTGAAAATGCAAATCCATGCGGGAATCGTTCCAGTTGGCCGGTGTTCCCTGTGTATGCAGCTTCTTGGGAAGGAGCGGTTCCTCCACCACTTTCGGGAATTCCTGATAGCCAAAGAGCAGATTCTCATGGATCGCAATGATCTCATACTTATCACCCAAGAACGCCCGCTCCTCCTGGAGCTGGTAATGATAGTAGATATAGCTGCTGATCATGTCCGGCTTCAAATGAGCCACCCTCCCGACACGGCGCTCCACTGGTTCCTTGCGCATCCAGTGTTCAAAGCTTGCCGGAGCATTAAAGTGGAATACATCCACCATAGGCACCCATTTCCGTGCTGGAGCCTGGCCCCCCGGCCAATCCACGAGATACGCCTCCATTCCAGGTAGCAGCTCTTCTGGTGCAATATCCCTCTCCACACACTCATAATAGATGAATAATTGTTGATTCCAGGAATAGCCCGCAGCCGTCATGAGCAGCCCCGCTGCTGCCAAGGCTGCGGCTGTGTGGTTTTCTTTCATGCGATGCAAACCTTCATGCTCTAGTCCTTGCTGCAACTGGGCTCTATACATCCATCTTTTCAAAACTTTCGCCTCCTGTTGAGAACAAATTCGTTCTTCCGATATATCTACTATAGTAGCAGGAGGTTCTAGCAGATGATATCATTTTATGAGGCAGATCTAGAAAAGAGGAAGGGACCACATGCAATCAAAAGTTTCCACTGTGAAGTCGGAAATAATTGTGGTTATATTTCATTCCGTTGTCTTTCAAAAATTGCACTATTTCTTTTTTCCGGGGATGATCCAGGAGTAAAATTCCATCTGCTTTATTGTTCTTATACAATTCATAAGCATATTCGTAATGGTTATCGGTGATATAGGTAATAATTTTCACCTTTTTCCTTAGTTCTACATGCTTCTGAAACCGGTAGCACCCTTCTTCTCTGCCAATGACAACGAAGCGAACCGGAAGAGTGTGATTCGGAAAACGCAGCTCCTTTATATATCGAACCGATATACTCATCATCTCATTACAGGTTTCCTTCCAACTCATGTGTGATAATGATTTCGGGTGCAGCCGATATACATATAAGATTTCGGGTACCTTTTCCACCTCGCCTAGTTGAAAAATCCGTATCCACAAGTCCCAATCATACGCGATCTTGATTTTGGGATTGTATCCCCCTGCCCGCTCAAAGTGCTCTTTCGAGTACATAACAGAACCGTGACAAAGCGGACAGCCTCTTAGAATCTCCCTCCGCATTGATCTCTGTGAGAATCTATTTTTATTCCAGTATTTTTTTACCGCTTCAATTTTTGATTTTAATTTCCCCCTTCGTCCCCCGAAATGCAATCAATCTTCGATCCTACTAGTACCAGCTTCGGATTCTTTCGAATATGTTCAACTTGAAGCTCCAAACGCCGAGGCAAGCTGATATCATCTGCATCCTGTACGGCTATCCACTCCCCTGTAGCATGTGAAGCAGCCAGATTCATGCAACGTGCTGCGCCTTGATTTTCGGGTAGATGAATGACTTTAACTCTTGGGTCTTGAATTCGATCGAGGATTTCCCTCGTCTTATCCGTTGATCCATCATTCACGATGATATATTCCAAATCGGTGTAAGTCTGACCTAGAATGCTATCAATTGCTTCTTGAATATAAGCTTCTCCATTGAATACCGCTGTAATGACCGATACCTTCATCCGTTCACCCTCCCTTACATATCTCAAAAGCCCCTCATGCTTTACATCTTATTCGTTATGAGATTTTTATCCACGGCAGGTCACCAGTTGCCCTATAGTCTAATCGCTTATCACATCGAACTAGGTCAACAACCGTTGCGTTCCCCTTCGAAATGAATACTCTTAGAACAAGAGTACATTTGACGAGGTGATTGTATGGGTATTGATTTTTCCGTGGTCATTCCAAGTCATAACCGAATCGAAGAATTAATTCTCACTTTAACTAGCTTCGAGCTCCAAACCTATGATCATAGCCGATTTGAAGTTGTCGTCATTAACGATGGATCTACCGATCACACCGATCAACTGTTAAAGAATTACCGCCCGTCCTATCCTTTTATTTATAAAACCATCCGCAGCACAAGAGGTCGATGCCATGCCCGTAATGTTGGTATTGAACTAGCCCGCGGAACCTATATCATCTTTTGTGATCTTGATTTCTTGGTCACCCCCGACTTTGTAGAAACGCATGCCAAATACCATTAACTGTACCCGAAAACAGCTGTTTCTGGGAGCCCATTAAGCTTTTTGAAAAGTGTATTTACTAATTTTTATCCGGAATTTAGCAGCTGGCAATAAAGAGATGCTTAAATCTTTGTTAACCAAAGCCGGTCTCTGGAAAGAAAGCTTCCTGCATGTATCGAAAGTAACGCCGATCATTACGCAAGAAGATATTCGCAATAACTTTAACATCGTAAACTCGCTTCTATGGTCATGGGACGAATTTTTTCCTCAAGGAATCGAAAATAACGAGTTTAACCGGTTGGATGTCGCTCCCTGGGTGATGTTTATTAGCCGCTGTGCTTCGGTTGAGAAAGCATATTTGCTTAAGGTTGGTTTATTTGACGAAAAGCTTATATACGGAGGAGAGGACCAGGAGCTAGGGTA
This genomic window from Paenibacillus hexagrammi contains:
- a CDS encoding GGDEF domain-containing protein; this encodes MQAIYNSSITDGLTRLYNRKYFYNRVTQHVQRHLPISVLFSDIDNFKKLNDTQGHQKGDEVLKQVAQILKDEVEEYGIAGRYGGEEMVVMVTDPGIKMDAFAERVRKRIESETIVTASIGYSKYKKGLSAEELIKQADEAMYKAKTTGKNKVVKYE
- a CDS encoding thioredoxin domain-containing protein → MMSISVRYIKELRFPNHTLPVRFVVIGREEGCYRFQKHVELRKKVKIITYITDNHYEYAYELYKNNKADGILLLDHPRKKEIVQFLKDNGMKYNHNYFRLHSGNF
- a CDS encoding glycosyltransferase — encoded protein: MGIDFSVVIPSHNRIEELILTLTSFELQTYDHSRFEVVVINDGSTDHTDQLLKNYRPSYPFIYKTIRSTRGRCHARNVGIELARGTYIIFCDLDFLVTPDFVETHAKYH
- a CDS encoding glycosyltransferase family 2 protein, encoding MKVSVITAVFNGEAYIQEAIDSILGQTYTDLEYIIVNDGSTDKTREILDRIQDPRVKVIHLPENQGAARCMNLAASHATGEWIAVQDADDISLPRRLELQVEHIRKNPKLVLVGSKIDCISGDEGGN